In Flavobacteriales bacterium, the sequence GGTGGTGCAGACTTGGGGTCATTACCCTTTTTTCATGCGGTCTTAAATGCGTCTACAGCAGTCCTCTTGTTTGTAGGTTTCGTCTGGATAAAAAACAAGAAGATAGCACTTCATAGAATTGCCATGATGAGTGCTTTCATACTATCAGCTATATTTTTAGTCTCTTATGTAATTTCAAAATTATCTAATTCACCAGTGCCTTATGGTGGAGAAGGATGGTTGAGACCCACTTACTTTTTCATTCTTATTTCCCATATTTTATTGTCCATTCCAGTATTGCCACTTGCCTTACTAGCAATATATCGAGGGGTTACAGGTGAATTTCAGAAGCATGTAAAAATCGTAAAATGGACTTTTCCCATTTGGATGTACGTTGCCATCACAGGCGTGTTGGTTTATCTTTTTATGATGCCGTATTATGCTTAAATTTGTACCTATGAAAAAAGCATTATTATTTGTTTTAACTCTGTTTACCTGTATAGACGCTTTTTCACAGTGTGCCATGTGTAAATCTGTTGTAGAAAGTAATATCGAAGGAGGCAGTAGTATTGGTGCCGGTCTCAATGATGGTATTCTCTATTTAATGGTGATGCCATACATTGCTTTGGCTATTGTAGCTTTGATATGGTCAAAGTACAATAAGCGTCAAAAAGCATAGTCCATAGTTTTATCTAACTTTGTTGATATGAAGAAAATCCTTTTTCTGCTTTTTTGTAGTACGCTTACACTTAACCTATTCTCTCAAAAGTTATGGACTTTAGAAGAATGTTTGCGCTACGCCCAAGAATATAACCTTACAATAAAACAAGCCTATTTGAATGCGGACTTGTCTAAGCAAAATTTTTTTCAATCTAAAATGGGTTTGTTGCCATCTTTGAACGGTAACATTTCCGACAACACAAATTTCGGACGGAATATTGACCCCGTTACCAACGAAATTACGGTCGACAGAATACGTAATAACAACTTTGGGTTAAGTTCATCCGTTACACTCTTCAATGGTTTTCAAAATCTTAATAATATCCGTAAAAGTAATTACGATTACTTAGCCTCAAAGTACGATGCTGAGAAAATGGCTAATGATATTTCAGTAAATATTGTAACAGCTTATTTGCAATTGTTATATAATGAAGACTTGATATTGGTAAGTCAGCAAAAAGTTGATGTATCCGACTTGCAAGTGCAGCGAATTAGTAATATGGTAGAGGTGGGCAGTTTGCCAGCAGGAGACTTATTAAATACCGAAGCACAAAAGGCACAAGAAGAGTTGCAGCTTATCAATGCTGAAAGCCAAAGAGATATAGCATTACTGAATCTTAAACAACTATTGGATTTACCATCTACTGATGATTTTAGCATTGTAGATTTTGAGGTGGAACCGTCCGAGCAATTTACCGCTCTGAATACCAATGACGTATACAATCAAGCCATTGAGAATTTGCCAAACGTCAAAAGTGCAGAATCAAAGTTGCAAAGTTCAGAACGTTCTTTAGCCATAGCTCAGGGAGGGCGAAGCCCGCGCTTAAGCATGTCTGCAAGTTTAGGAACGGCTTATTCTTCGGCAAGTCGCAAGTTTGTAGGTTATGATTCCTTAGCAACTTTGCCATTACCAATGTATGAAGACTACTCTTTTGAAGACCAGTTTAACGATAATGTAAGTCAATCCATAGGCTTGAATTTGAGTATACCAATATTTAATGGATGGCAAGCCAATAACCGAATCAGTCAGGCAAAAATAGGCGTCTTGCAGTCGCAATACAGATTACAGCAATCCAAAAACGATTTGAGAAAAACCATTGAGCAGGCTCAAAATGATGCCCTTTCAGCACATAAGAAATACCTAGCCTCAAAGAAAACGGTCGATTTTCAAAAGCAGTCTTTTCAATACACACAAGAGAAATACGATTTACAGCTCATTACCTCATACGATTACAACAATGCAAAAAACACCTTGTTTAGAGCTGAAACAGACCTATTACAAGCAAAGTACGATTACATTTTTAAAACCAAAATGTTAGATTTTTACATGGGCAAACCCCTCACTTTTTAGATTATGAAAGCAGTATTATTTATTATTATAGGAGTTACTTTGTTCTACTTCGGAAGAAAAAAGGACACCAAATGGATGAAGGTTTCAGGACTAGCCATTGGAGGCATTGCCTTATTATTTTTCATTGCCACTCAAGTAGGTTGGATTTCTAACGAAGAGCCTATTTCTGTTAGCACTGAATTAGTGGAGAAAAGAGACCTTATAGAAACCGTATCGGCAAGTGGTAAAATACAGCCAGAAACAGAAGTGAAAATTTCACCAGATGTTTCCGGAGAGATAGTAAGCCTTTACGTTATGGAAGGCGATAGGGTTGAAAAAGGCGACTTATTATTAAAAATAAAACCCGATACTTATCAGTCCATGTTGGAGAGAAGCCAAGCCTCTTTGAATACCTCTAAATCGGCTTTAGAAAAAGCCATTGCTCAGCTTTCGGAAAGCGAGTCGAACTTTAGTAGAAACAAAATCTTATTCGAAAACGGCACCATCTCAAAATCTGAATTTGAAAAAATAGAAGCCTCATACAAAGTAGCAGTATTAAGCGTAGAAGATGGGGAGTACATGGTATCAAGTGCCGAAGCCTCTTTGAGAGAAGCACAGGAAAATTTAAACAAAACCAATATTTACGCTCCTATTAGCGGCACTATTTCACGCCTAAATATTGAATTAGGTGAGCGTGTTGTAGGAACAGCACAGATGGCAGGAACAGAGCTTTTGCATTTGGCAAATCTTAACCTCATGGAAGTAGCCGTTGAGGTGAATGAAAACGATATTAACAGTGTAAGTTTAAACGATACTGCTATCATTGAAGTAGATGCCTATTTAGGCAATACCTACAAAGGCATAGTTTCTGAAATAGCTAATTCAGCCAATGTTATGGGTGTTAGTGCCGATCAGGTTACCAATTTTGAAGTAAAAGTTAGGATATTAGATGAAGTTTCTTTCCGACCAGGAATGACTGCTACAGTAGACATACAAACCGAACGTGCTTATGGTGTATTGTCTTTACCTATACAAGCCGTAACCACCAGAAAAGACACTGCCAATACAGACGATAAGGTGGAATGTGTATTCGCATTTGAAGAAAATACCGCTAATTTCATAAAGGTAGAAACGGGTATTCAGAACGATGAGTATATACAAATCTTAAGTGGTTTGGAAGATGGACAAGATGTGATAACAGGACCTTATAGTGCCGTATCTCGACTATTAGAGGACGGTGCTTTTGTATCTAAATCTGCTGATGGGTCAGCTGGAGGTTCCTCATTTTCTATTTCAGTAAGCAGTAGCCAATGAGTTATATTCTTAGCATAGAAACAGCCACTAAGAGTTGTTCCATAGCTTTGGCAAAAGACGGGCAACTCATCGATTGCTTTGAGGAAGTATCTGAAAAGTATTCGCATTCCGAACAGCTTACGGTTTTCATTCAAGACATTCTTGCAAAACACCATTTGAGCACTAAGGACCTAGACGCTATAGCTATAAGTTCTGGTCCAGGCTCTTATACCGGCTTACGCATAGGCGTGTCCACTGCCAAAGGATTATGTTATGCTTTGGATATTCCCCTTATTTCCATTTCTACTTTGGAAGCTATGGCACAGCTTATTTCAGAGGATTACCCCGATTTCACCCTTTGCCCTATGATAGATGCCAGACGAATGGAAGTCTATTGTGCGTTCTTTGGTAAACAGCAAAGCCCTGTTAGTGCTAAGGTGATTGATGCCGATAGTTTTGCTGAGGAATTAGAGCAAACGAAGATTTTATTTTTTGGCGATGGTGCCGACAAATGCCAAGATACTTTAACACACCCCAACGCCCATTTTGAATTGGGTATTTACCCCTCTGCTCGTGGAATGATTGCCTTAGCTCACCAAAATTTTTCTGCTAAAGCCTTTGAAGATCTAGCCTATTACGAGCCTTTTTACCTTAAGGAATTTATAGCAGGGGTGAAGAAGTAACACTCACTTAACATAGTGAATGTTTTTTTATAAATTGCAGTATACATTTATAAAGCCCAATTTTTTTAAATCTTAAAGCATGAATTCTTTACAAATTAGACGTATTTACACTCTTCATCGATTACTTTACACAGGAAGAAAAGTTAACTCCTATCAGCTTCGCTGTTGCCCACTAACTAAAGTATACTCTTACACCGAAAAATTTGAGCTAAGTAAGCTAGAGCTTATGGAAAAACTGTTTTAGCGTCTCATTAAATGAGACGCTGAGCCATTAGCTTTGTCGTAATTTTTAACTTAAAAAATTAAATGTGTTATGAAAAAACTAAATTTTAAAAGGATAACTTTAGTAGTTATTGCTGTGCTCTTTGGAGCAGTTGTTTTGACGTCTTGTAGCAAGGGTGGAGTAGAAGAACCTTATGTTAAGCAATTAAAACAAAGAGAAACCATTTTTATATTCCCTGAAGGCACACAGTTTGAGAAGTCTCTTTTATTGGATGAAGCTATTGACTTTACCCTTCCTCAAGGGTATGAGTTTATATCAATGAATGAAGATGAGACTAAGGCACTTGCATCAACATCAAGTGGCAGTATACGATGTGATTGCACTTCTGGAGACGGAGCTTGTAAACCTTTTACTGCTGGAGGGAAAACGGGGTGTTTTACTGAGGGCTGTTCTACTTGCGTTGGAACGTCTTCCAATAATCAATATATTACATCTACAATTAGTTTTATTAAAATTCCACAAACTGGAGATGATGCATTTTTTAGTGCACTTGCTGGATTTAATCCTATCCATCCAATTTGCAATATACAAGAATGGATAGCTTTACCGTATATGACGGAGCATTTTTACACACAAGTTGCTAATGAGGTTGATTTGCTATTGGAGAGGGTTTGGGAAAAACCAGTAGAAGAAATTAGTTTGACTGAGAATACAGTTTATGTTCCTTTTGCTGTTTATGACCATAAAGTGTTATTAGCAGTTCCTTATGATAATCTTGAACCAGGGTTATTATATACTTTGAGAAAAGCTAATAATATTAATTCTTCTGCTAGTACTTGTAGTGGATGTTCGGGGAGTTGTAAACGAAAATCCGAAAAATATGGTCTAGTAGTGTATTGTGATGGCTGCGATTCTGGCTGTACTTTGCATACGGAACGATAATTTTGAAGTGAAAAAAATCTTGTGGAATGATGTAACGGCTTTGATAGTATGCATTCTATACTATTTGTGGCTGAAATATTTCTAGTAGCCTCAAATGATTTATCACCTCTTCCAATATTAGGGGGCAGCAGTTTTTGTTGTCCCTCTATTGCACAAGTGGGCTGCTCAATTTTATCTTTTTCTAAAAAAGAAATAAGCATTCACTATCTTTGTAGGGTGTTAACTATCTACATAGATAATTGGTGTCCTATGTGTGTGCGTTTTGGTCGTTGGCTCAAGAACTTGGATGTTTTTGGTAATATCCAACAAAAGGACATTCGTACTTACGAAGGTACACTCATTTCTAAAGAAAAAGGACTGCAACAATTGGCATCGCTTACCCCTCAATCAACCGTTTATTACGGTTTCGATAGTGTATGGCAAATTGTTTTGCGTTTGCCTCTTTTGTGGCTTCTCGTTCCCTTATTTTTTCTTTTAAAAATCAGTCGATTGGGGCATTGGGGCTATAATGAACTGGCGGTAAAACGTCAAATCATTCCCTTGCACTGCAAAGAGGAAGACTGTTCGCCTAGCTAGTTTTTTCTGCCTTTTTCATAGCTTTCTCAAGAGCTTTATGGTCTTGGCTGCCAAAGAGTACTTTTCTACCGTTTTCCAGTTCTAGCTGTAAGCCTTTGTCGCCACTAACGTTGTAGGCTTTACTTTCAAAACCAAAACGAATACCCCAACCGCCAAACTCTTTGAGAGGCGAATAGGTACGGGCTTTGTAGCTTTTAATTTCTTCAAAAGCAATAAGGCGTTCCTTAAGATGAATGGGAAAAAACTGATAGTGCAAACCCTTATCACTTACCCTGAGTTTGAGCTTCATAAACCAAAAGGCTACGGGCAAGCCCAAGCCTACAATTAATGAAAAGCTAACAAGTCCTCCATCGCTTAGGGGTTTATCTCCAATGACATTACCCATTAGCACCTGCTCATAGATACCGTACAAGGAAAAGGCAGGGAAAAATAAAATGACTAGCCAGAGTAATTTTTGTCTGAAATACTGTTCTTCTTTGAAATAGGTCATTGTATTAAATTTAATGCTTGTTTAATCTCCGTTGTGGGTAACTGACAGCTTTTGTTCTGACAGACGTAAATGGTAGTTTGCTCCTTTACCATTTTGTTTTTTAGTAAAGGCAAATCGCTTTCATCAGTACTCCCTAGCAATAAGGTGTTGGGGTGGTACTTTTGGTATAGTTCTAGAGCAGTTGAACTAGCATTTGCACCAACTACGGCAACCTCATAAAATGGAGCAATATTCTTTAGCATCAGGCTTGCCCAATTGGAATAGCCTGAAGGGTAAGAGGGCAGCTGTGCTTTAATGTTATTGAGTTGCACCTTTGCCATTTGTAAATAGTCTTCATTGCCTAACAGTTGCCCCAATAAGAAGAGGTTGTTTGCCATAGTAGACGAGGAGGCTGGTATCACATTATCGTTGACCTCCATCTTACGTGCAACTAGTGGAGCATCAAGAGATGAAGTGAAATAAAACATACCGCTTTCGGTATCGTAAAAATGACTTTTACAGTAACTCACTAAGGCTTCAGAATGTCTTAGCCATTTCGCCTCAAAAGTAGCTTCATACAATCGAACAAAGGCTTCAATGGTAAAGGCATAATCTTCTAAAAACCCATTGATGGTGGACTTTCCGTTTTTATAGGAATGCCACAGACTGCCGTCCGTTTGTAGTTGCTGATTAAGAATGAAATTGGCGTTTTTAATGGCTTTGTTGAGGTAGCCTGTATTGCCAAAAGCCAAATAGGCATCAACATAGCCTTTGCACATCATTGCGTTCCAAGAGGTTAAGGATTTATCGTCCAAGCCTGGTCGTTCACGCTTCTCTCTTTCTTGTAATAAAAGTGTGTTCCAAGACCTTACTTTTTCTCTAAAAGTTGATGGTTCAATTTTCTCTTTTTGACAAAATTCTAAATCGGATTTGTCCCTTAGCAAAATGTAATTTCCATATTCCCAAAAGCCTTTGCTATCCACATTGTAGTAGTTAGAGAAGAGGGCGTAATCGTTGCCAATAAGGGCTTTTAACTCCTCTTTCTTCCAAATGTAAAACTTGCCTTCTTCGCCTTCACTATCGGCATCTAAAGCAGAATAAAAAGCGCCACTTGTATCGCTAAGTTCTCGCTCAATAAACTCTAGGGTTTGCACTACTGTTTCTTGGTATAGCGGTTTGCCATAGGCTAAAAATGCTTCGCTATACAAACTCACCAGTTGAGCATTATCGTAAAGCATTTTTTCAAAGTGGGGAATCTTCCACAGTTTGTCCGTAGAGTAGCGAGCAAAGCCACCGCCCACTTGGTCATAGATGCCACCATAAGCCATTTTGTCCAGAGTAAGTTGAACGTATTCATGGAGTTGATTATCCTTTCTTAAATGGGCATAGCGCATTAAAAATTGGTAGTTGTTAGGGATGGGAAATTTGGGGGCTTTGTTAGGACCACCTTCTTTATTATCAAACTGACTCTGCCAAACGTTCAACATACTCTCCAAATCGTTCCAAGAAAAAGAGGCTTCTTCAGAATTGTAAGTTACCAGTTCTGATAGTTGAATGCCTTTTGCCAATTTTTCGGCATACTCTAGCATTTCCTTTGGCTTTTGCACATAGAAGTTAGCTACTTGTTCAATTTGTTCCATCCACCGCCCTTTAGGGAAGTAGGTGCCGCCCCAAACGGGTCTACCATCTGGTAAGGCGATGCAGTTGAGTGGCCAGCCCCCTCGCTGTTGCATGAGTTGAACAGCCTCCATATACACTTGGTCAACATCCGGTCGTTCTTCTCTATCTACCTTAATATTTATGAAACGATCGTTCATAATTTGTGCAACCTCCTCGTCCTCAAAACTTTCGTGCTCCATAACATGACACCAATGGCAAGCGGAGTAGCCGATGCTGATGATGAGTAACTTTCCTTCTGACTTTGCTTTGGCTAATGTTTCCTCATTCCACGGGTACCAGTTGACTGGATTATGAGCGTGTTGCAACAAATACGGACTTGTTTCATTGATAAGCGCATTGGTATGAGCATGATTTTTCATCTTTGGGTTTTGTCCATTACAACGGGTTATTAATCCTAAGGTAACAATTGCAAATGCAAGGGGTTTCATCCCTTAAATTCTGCCTTGAAGTTTGTGTAAAAATGAGGAATGGTTTCAATGCCTTTTAGATAATTGAAAATACCATAATGCTCGTTTGGTGAGTGTATGGCATCACTATCTAATCCAAAGCCCATAAGTATAGATTTTACTCCTAACTCTTGTTCAAACAAAGCCACAATAGGAATACTTCCTCCGCTTCTTACCGGCACAGGCTTTTTACCATAGGTGCTTTCCATAGCAGCACTTGCCGCTAAGTAGGCAGGGCTATCTGTTGGTGCAACGTAAGGCTCGCCTCCATGATGGGGACGAACGTCTACTTTTACACTTTTTGGAGCTATGCTCTTGAAATGGTTTTCAAATAGTTTGGTAATTTCTTCATCTGTTTGATTGGGGACTAATCGCATGGATATTTTTGCAAAGGCTTTGGAGGCGATGACTGTTTTTGCCCCTTCACCAGTATATCCACCCCATATTCCATTGACATCTAAGGTTGGACGAATGCCTGTACGTTCCATAGTAGTAAAGCCTTCTTCACCGTGAATATCGCTGAGGTCTAAGGCTTTTTTATAATCGTCTAAGGAAAACGGTGCACGTGCCATATCTTCTCTTTCTTGCATAGATAATTCCATTACATTGTCGTAGAATCCAGGTATGGAAATATGGTTGTTTTCATCTTTTAATGAGGCAATCATTTCACACAAAATGTTGATAGGATTAGCTACTGCTCCACCATACAATCCAGAGTGAAGGTCTCTGTTTGGACCTGTAACTTCTACTTCTACATAACTCAAGCCTTTGAGTCCAGTTGTGATAGAAGGGGTGTCGTTGGCAATAATTCCAGTATCGGAAATAAGTATAGCATCGCACTTCAAACGTTCTTTATTGGCTTTTACGAAGTCGCCCAAATTATCTGAGCCTACCTCTTCTTCGCCTTCAATCATAAACTTCACATTGCATGCCAATGAATTGGTTTGCATCATCAGTTCAAAGGCTTTGACGTGCATATACATTTGTCCTTTATCATCACAAGCTCCTCTAGCGAATATAGCGCCGTCGGGGTGAATGTCTGTCTTTTTAATAACAGGCTCAAATGGACCGCTTTCCCATAATTCAAGAGGGTCTGCTGGTTGTACATCATAGTGTCCATATACCAAAACAGTGGGTAAGTTAGGGTCAATAATTTTTTCGCCATAGACAATAGGGTAGCCTGGCGTTTGACAGATTTCTACATTGTCTGCGCCTGCTTTTATAAGGTGACTTTCAACGGCTTTGGCGCAAGCGTGTACATCATCAGCATAGGCTGGATCGGCACTAATGGATGGAATACGTAGTAAATCCATTAGCTCGTTGATAAATCGGTCTTTGTGTTCTGAAATGTAGTGGTTGATGTGTTCCATAATTATACTAATGTTTCTCCGGTCATTTCTTTGGGAATGTCTATTCCCATGAGGGTTAATACTGTTGGGGCAATGTCGCCCAATTTTCCTTTTTTAATGCTTGTGTGTTCGCTATTGAGTAGAAAGCATGGTACTGGATTTGTAGTGTGTGCTGTATTCGGACTTCCATCTTCATTAACAGCAAAATCGGCATTGCCATGGTCGGCTATTATTATAAAAGCGTAATCGCTTTTTAAACCAGCCTTAACAACTTCTTTAGTGCATTGGTCTACGGTTTCTACCGCTTTTACAATGGCCCTGTAATCCCCAGTGTGTCCAACCATATCTGGGTTGGCAAAGTTTAGACATACAAAATCTGCTGTACCTTGTTCTAGCTCAGGGACTATTTTATCTACGATTTCATGGGCACTCATCTCTGGCTGCAAGTCGTATGTAGCTACTTTTGGTGAACTTGCCATGAGGCGTTTTTCGCCTCTAAACTCAGCTTCTCTACCACCAGAAAAGAAAAAGGTAACGTGAGGGTATTTTTCAGTTTCAGCAATTCGGATTTGTTTTAGTCCATTTTCGGCTATCACTTGTCCAAGTGTATTGTTAAGGTTATCTTTTTCAAAAATGACCTTGACGTCGTTAAAGTTTTTATCGTACATCGTCATGGTTGTATAATGCAACTTTAGAGTTTGCATTCCATGCTCTGGCATATCTTTTTGAGAAAGAGCGGTAGTGATTTCTCGGCATCTGTCGGTACGGAAATTGAAACAGATAACAGCGTCTCCTTCTTTTATAGTTCCGTTTTTTGATAGGATTATAGGCTTAATAAATTCGTCCGTTACACCATTGTCGTAAGATGCTTGTACGCTTTCGCTAACTGTATTGAAGTGTTCTCCATCCCCTTTTACCAATAGGTCATAAGCTAGTTTTACGCGTTCCCATCTATTGTCTCTGTCCATGGCATAGTAACGCCCACATATGGATGCTATTTTTGCTCCATGCAAGTTATCTTCTAATGTTTCTAAAAATCCTTTTCCACTTTTAGGGTCGGTATCTCTTCCGTCTGTAAAAGCGTGAACATAGACTTCTTTTAGGCCAGCTTTATTGGCTAGTCTGCACAATTCAAAAAGGTGAGTTGAGTGGGAGTGGATACCCCCATCGGACACTAGTCCCATTAAGTGTAAGGGCTTATTATTTTCTATAGCGTACCGAAAAGAGTCTTGTAGTTTTGGCATGCTCTCCAGTGTGTTTTCAGCACAAGCCTTGTTTATTTTGGCTAAGTCTTGGTATACGACTCTTCCTGCTCCAATGTTGAGGTGTCCTACTTCAGAATTACCCATTTGCCCTTCAGGCAAACCTACTGCTAAGCCGTCTGTTTGTAATTCGGTGTTTGGGTAGGAATGGTATAAAGAGTCAATAAATGGGGTATTGGCATGGTGAATAGCATCAGATTTAGTTCGGTCACCATGTCCCCATCCGTCCAAAATCATTAAAACCGTTTTCTTTCCTCGCATAGTGCTACAAAGATAATTTCTTTATTGGCAAAAATAAAACGAATAACAGAAAAGAAGTTTTTATTAAGTAAGCCAATTTTTTGAGATAGAATATCTAGAAAACCAGATTAAAAAGACACCATAAATTATAACTATAATTGGCATAGTAATGGCTTGTTGAAGCCCATACACTTCAATGGATTTTGTAAAAAAGATATTATGCGTCATTTGAATGAGTATGGCAAGTAATGAAATTTGAAATATGGATTGACATATTTGTTTTCTCACTAAAAGGGTGATAGAACCCCATAATCCTGTCAGAACAGCAATAGCAAACACTATAGTAGTCCATAAAGGATATTCGCTATAAAGGGCTTGTTCTTCTACTGATAATGATTGTATAGATTCATTGGTAATAAATGTATGCCCAATAAATGATAATACACCAATAATATTCCACAAAAGTGAAATAACTGTTATAAACCAAAACCACCTTGGTACTGTAGTTTTAATTGTTTTCATTTAGTTGTAGGATTTAATGTATTGAACATTTTAATGTGTTTAGTTTACGGGTAGTATAATTTGTCCAATTCAGTCATTTCTTGAATAGGGAGGGGATAATCTTTATCAAATAACTGATAAATAATAATAGCATCAATAGAGTCTGTTTGATACTTTTCTTGGCTTTTATAAGCATTGATTTTTAAAGTGTCGCCCTTTTCAAAGTTTTCAGGAATCATACTAAATCTTAAAACTGTATTGTGAGCATAAATCCCTTTCACTTTAAAGTTAGTGTGACCTTCAGGGGTAACTAAGGTAAACTTATAGTTAGTGCCTGACCCACTCTCTTTTCTGCCACCCACCCAATGTTGGTATGTTGAGGAGATTAAAAACTCTTGAGGGGTACAGCTCAAAAGTATAATACATATTAATAAGTAGTTTTTCATGCCTCTAAATTAGTGCAATTATCAGAAGAAAAAAAATTATTAAAAAAAACCTTATTTAAAATTAGTCTAAATAAAAACAAACTGCATATATTTGCAGAAATTAAAATCTAAACTCTATAAAAATGACAATAAAATTTCGATTATTAATGGCGTTAACTCTTGGGTTTTCTATTTCATTGTTTGCTCAAAATACAGCTGAAAACATTTTGGGATCTGATGAAAAGTTAATCATAGGTGGTTATGGGCAAATTGATGGCAACTTTAATTTGGATGATGACAATAAGATGAATTCTAATGGTAAACTTGATGTTCACCGTTTGGTTACATTTTTAGGTTATAAATTCAGTGATAAGGTGACTTTTGTTTCAGAAGTTGAATATGAGCACATCGTAGAGCTTTATGTTGAACAGGTATTTTTGGACTATAAAATTAAAGACAATATGAGTCTTCAAGCTGGTTTAATGTTAATACCAATGGGTATTCAAAATTTATACCACGAGCCTCCAACATTCAATGGTGTTGAGAGAACAAATGTAGATACATATATTATCCCAACTACTTGGAGAGAGATTGGTGTAGGTCTAAGTGGTCGATTAGATGAGCAATCGTTGAATTATCAGCTAATGGTAGTTAATGGTCCTTTAGGATACGACAATGGCGATGCTAACTTCTCAGGAAGTAACGGTATTAGAAGTGGTCGTCAGAAAGGTGCTGAGGCAATAGTTTCTGATTTTGACTTTGCTGGTAGAGTCTCTTACTACGGGATGCTGGGCTGGAACTTTGGTGCTTCTTTCTACCAAGGAAATTCTGAGACAACTGATTTTGAAGCTGATTCAACACAAGTAGGGGTGACTATGATGGGCATAGATGCTCGATATAACAATGGTGCTTTCCAGGCTAGAGGTCAGTATACGTTTGCTGATTTAGAAAATACAGCGGAGTATAATGCTAAAACGTCTAGCGATGTAGGTTCAAAATTATTGGGATATTATGTTGAAGCAGGTTATAATCTGTTAGAAGGGAAGTCAGAAAATGAATTAATTGCATTTGCTCGATATGAAAACTACAACACTCATGAAGAGACGGATGGTTTTGATGCAAATCTTGCTTACGACAGAACAGATAAGACCTTCGGCCTTACATACAAACTAAATAAAGGAGCGGCTTTTAAAGCGGATTATCAATTAA encodes:
- a CDS encoding efflux RND transporter periplasmic adaptor subunit; this translates as MKVSGLAIGGIALLFFIATQVGWISNEEPISVSTELVEKRDLIETVSASGKIQPETEVKISPDVSGEIVSLYVMEGDRVEKGDLLLKIKPDTYQSMLERSQASLNTSKSALEKAIAQLSESESNFSRNKILFENGTISKSEFEKIEASYKVAVLSVEDGEYMVSSAEASLREAQENLNKTNIYAPISGTISRLNIELGERVVGTAQMAGTELLHLANLNLMEVAVEVNENDINSVSLNDTAIIEVDAYLGNTYKGIVSEIANSANVMGVSADQVTNFEVKVRILDEVSFRPGMTATVDIQTERAYGVLSLPIQAVTTRKDTANTDDKVECVFAFEENTANFIKVETGIQNDEYIQILSGLEDGQDVITGPYSAVSRLLEDGAFVSKSADGSAGGSSFSISVSSSQ
- the tsaB gene encoding tRNA (adenosine(37)-N6)-threonylcarbamoyltransferase complex dimerization subunit type 1 TsaB: MSYILSIETATKSCSIALAKDGQLIDCFEEVSEKYSHSEQLTVFIQDILAKHHLSTKDLDAIAISSGPGSYTGLRIGVSTAKGLCYALDIPLISISTLEAMAQLISEDYPDFTLCPMIDARRMEVYCAFFGKQQSPVSAKVIDADSFAEELEQTKILFFGDGADKCQDTLTHPNAHFELGIYPSARGMIALAHQNFSAKAFEDLAYYEPFYLKEFIAGVKK
- a CDS encoding thioredoxin domain-containing protein; amino-acid sequence: MKNHAHTNALINETSPYLLQHAHNPVNWYPWNEETLAKAKSEGKLLIISIGYSACHWCHVMEHESFEDEEVAQIMNDRFINIKVDREERPDVDQVYMEAVQLMQQRGGWPLNCIALPDGRPVWGGTYFPKGRWMEQIEQVANFYVQKPKEMLEYAEKLAKGIQLSELVTYNSEEASFSWNDLESMLNVWQSQFDNKEGGPNKAPKFPIPNNYQFLMRYAHLRKDNQLHEYVQLTLDKMAYGGIYDQVGGGFARYSTDKLWKIPHFEKMLYDNAQLVSLYSEAFLAYGKPLYQETVVQTLEFIERELSDTSGAFYSALDADSEGEEGKFYIWKKEELKALIGNDYALFSNYYNVDSKGFWEYGNYILLRDKSDLEFCQKEKIEPSTFREKVRSWNTLLLQEREKRERPGLDDKSLTSWNAMMCKGYVDAYLAFGNTGYLNKAIKNANFILNQQLQTDGSLWHSYKNGKSTINGFLEDYAFTIEAFVRLYEATFEAKWLRHSEALVSYCKSHFYDTESGMFYFTSSLDAPLVARKMEVNDNVIPASSSTMANNLFLLGQLLGNEDYLQMAKVQLNNIKAQLPSYPSGYSNWASLMLKNIAPFYEVAVVGANASSTALELYQKYHPNTLLLGSTDESDLPLLKNKMVKEQTTIYVCQNKSCQLPTTEIKQALNLIQ
- a CDS encoding TolC family protein — translated: MKKILFLLFCSTLTLNLFSQKLWTLEECLRYAQEYNLTIKQAYLNADLSKQNFFQSKMGLLPSLNGNISDNTNFGRNIDPVTNEITVDRIRNNNFGLSSSVTLFNGFQNLNNIRKSNYDYLASKYDAEKMANDISVNIVTAYLQLLYNEDLILVSQQKVDVSDLQVQRISNMVEVGSLPAGDLLNTEAQKAQEELQLINAESQRDIALLNLKQLLDLPSTDDFSIVDFEVEPSEQFTALNTNDVYNQAIENLPNVKSAESKLQSSERSLAIAQGGRSPRLSMSASLGTAYSSASRKFVGYDSLATLPLPMYEDYSFEDQFNDNVSQSIGLNLSIPIFNGWQANNRISQAKIGVLQSQYRLQQSKNDLRKTIEQAQNDALSAHKKYLASKKTVDFQKQSFQYTQEKYDLQLITSYDYNNAKNTLFRAETDLLQAKYDYIFKTKMLDFYMGKPLTF
- a CDS encoding DUF420 domain-containing protein, whose protein sequence is GGADLGSLPFFHAVLNASTAVLLFVGFVWIKNKKIALHRIAMMSAFILSAIFLVSYVISKLSNSPVPYGGEGWLRPTYFFILISHILLSIPVLPLALLAIYRGVTGEFQKHVKIVKWTFPIWMYVAITGVLVYLFMMPYYA
- a CDS encoding DUF393 domain-containing protein, which gives rise to MHSILFVAEIFLVASNDLSPLPILGGSSFCCPSIAQVGCSILSFSKKEISIHYLCRVLTIYIDNWCPMCVRFGRWLKNLDVFGNIQQKDIRTYEGTLISKEKGLQQLASLTPQSTVYYGFDSVWQIVLRLPLLWLLVPLFFLLKISRLGHWGYNELAVKRQIIPLHCKEEDCSPS